A stretch of the Marivirga tractuosa DSM 4126 genome encodes the following:
- a CDS encoding T9SS type A sorting domain-containing protein → MIDLKNILLMNIIIFAFLSVFQANTAFGNSYKCNPGASDNLVGSSVCAFTTETYTAEFTPLGKCKFRYTWTIEGGEFSSNSESELSGKDLHSVDVIWYVNADCHKISYTATNALAPGDSGIGEELCKGEEMVVEEGYLYPILTGNANQPPDLSKLSFNGQGESMSLLCSDDGAFSVIEHMPDSDFDIETKLSYVDSNGDEVVLKDWSSKIPKDTIPFEFTPTYEDLHARIKFLKQSRYGDCNSITNAYEKEIDFYKRPDLKLVSETQSQCKGESAVFEYRFLEGDISSVVINLMNQVTDFNQTFQILTSEDNTFTIYDGILIDAYDPTKEENTKSNLVLEPGNYSMTIEPQVLAENRNENGDFPCADVVKIEVEEPPVDSIILNTSDSTIACSTDKATISFQMQREDKPAATFDYRLFDVDEDEPVEKNGVSDSVNFSVGLGNFYIEGKESGCEWDTDAVLESNHVNIVTHSITFQDGPKANKVKTNGFHILCYGYNTASITVKAKDALSGNLDYLLKKKNDGSWDDYDTLLNEKNKKQVVFEDLPEGKYKVKVKYNRCDNWEIRDGEVIESDVVSITAPELITVDNTPTLTRPKCAVGSVGSFTFEADGGNGGPYEITDAEISNNQDGQNDLFSKMTINGLATGAVVESITVKDTLGCSEQIDIQDQTMPPAENPLQFTYQKRIQPKCYNSNGIFEFIYDNDRYIDENNSIKIYVVEANDSCLDARHCSQTNNKIDDSIVSLDAEGDTLKVLVDSSAIVNGNAFKVYIEDDYCTIISETTISFTKKFRPTFSPPSSKRIPCKFGSMDVRLPMNHNQGSFDLKLERKPSGEAKFKEADLDTVQMYRNSDNELVIRNLYEGDYKLSGTDGKGCSFEDFEFTLNEPDELLELTASPHTKFSADGTDYHISEYGVADGKIDFEAEGGEFNYIFYLYKNSQFQKSKTTNNEGSFDSLKALDDDGNPNEYYIGVRDSRNCFKRSETFTLTQPDSLIFTYLLNNYISSENDTFNIKCNGGTDEIRVTTQGGVYPHLVEVYKGGQYERKDSVYSETDTIVFSNLLQDSFKIEVTDKYKIDGVTENLRTSIDDSTVLIEPTPLSVDTNLTQPICYGDSTGSITITPSGGVPFANGEYDIHIFDQNGDSILNDITDELSIVADSGIYFYTIFDAFNCEYESEDEYYTGLGNKITVTELSPRLTVVKDTITYPPCAGDETATLSVNASGGRPDDGSYILELYDNNVPPLYGPNALIDSVSTVESGNYTFQNLFAGDYTVIAYDDSLCSEMIPITIEERDYPLEFKIVDSVLARCPNSSDAKLKIISTGGDSPHIFSLNNIDFSPSDSITYSDDSTETYYHKTFTGLIGDSTYNIYLKDDNYYDGSFNNVCLIDTSQIIPKTPSLALSFEKTDIKCFGEENGDFTLSPSYGDKNNINDFTIEINGPNGVVSHDQGYVNNLSAGRYKIKITLADTTACKTPLFDKIDIDQPEPLVVDIFSNTEYNCSSDEEIILNGEINGGLSTSDQFLYAINSDNSADFELLEVSKSEFRIKEKLEPGWNVFFLKSSPYNCMVSDSFFVESEQPNLQIIANQAASCFGKSDGEIRVTSNFEKLNFKLMNDEDTFSIDDSEADTVVFEGLEAGIYQLTGRNSSCLADTLEVIVNEPDSIIIQPELVEKPTCNKANGIGTMNITGGTAPYEILWQTENGNILDSTSLKSGYYDILVEDANNCSAIFKDFLVEELNDFTVSVQTSSNPTCGKDNGSILIQPNEGIPPYEIIWFKDGSKLLHDTDSLTGLSEGSYIFSVTDAMGCIFEDSVKLTAIDPINIGISDEVAANCDTQNGSVTLSVSGGTPPYTYSWSDSIPNTEGNYAEGLWGGEIYTVSVIDANLCSKDYEFSIGNIGAPEVAVHTTRPKCGLANGRIEIELLSENDASYEWKEFENTNSTLDSIPSGIYFVTVSANDCPITKRIELTEDINNPLSVNPIDSNASCNDNGGEIDLNISGGTPPYAITWDDTPLDDSIRTGLSSGNYSFVVTDSIGCTASGDIYLDKEELLQLSLNSLGNAVCGETNGYIQLDSLSSDYTFNWSHNDLLDDHLAENLSSGLYSVYAVNAAGCSTDTVSYYISSSNTDLRIQEVSVISASCNESTDGSLEVNAVNGVPPYQYEWDDEDQQTGNIAQGLRPGTYTVRVTDATNCSRVKSLTLGQVNPVYISNISKNAPSCTDAMDGSIAITASGGKGNYSYEWSTGDTTSTISGLESGEYSVTVYDNFVCSDQARITITAPDTLSAEYLTEKPNCYTTADGQVEISISGGIPPYNVEWEDGSTLKRRFDLGAGNYEVFISDNNNCSLIKNINVPAKDSVNIDYEISSVSCNGGNDGSIRIKSISNANSPKVEWSNGQIGNTLRNVSAGFYEANVTDSYGCVTSFEFEVGSPDPLQVVNETITDVLCKNGFNGSIAFDVIGGNGNYNFNWDDGPRIKNRFNLTAGNYKVTVSDDLNCTIERQFSISEPDLLVLDYNASSVSCFGSADGFASISIEGGVSPYQISWTDGASDSIRNDLAAGTHDVLVTDANNCSESIEVIIPNLNPIRINEVIQTIPSCYQGSDGGLELDISGGVAPYSVSWSNGKTGAFIESISAGNYRVTITDDNNCQLTELISLGDGTPIYLTSLVTANPICYGEPSGMVEVVPNGGNPPFEVLWADGTTATRRDDLLAGSHTFDVVDATGCSVSYEINLQDPPLEEIEGLPSEVFLCTGGVANLDAGEWNSYSWTADNGFTSKEREVSIDAEGNYNLTVTNQEGCEDNHQFTVTKDDNILTADFLLTTEAVVQDTVIIVDVSWRVPDSVRWINPDDPDFYLVSQTEEYQEVIFTRTGEFELNMKAKLDFCEANVSKTITVLSREEAARLSDEANKNISNDLHVSTSIYPNPNHGDFRIEMKGNKEYDHHSKIIDVNTGIEYYRFSGKKQMNYVFNIGDNRLPDGVYLLMLETEGKTITKRFIVK, encoded by the coding sequence ATGATAGACTTAAAGAACATACTGTTGATGAATATAATCATATTTGCTTTTTTAAGTGTGTTTCAAGCAAATACTGCCTTTGGTAATTCATATAAATGTAATCCTGGGGCATCTGATAATTTAGTGGGGAGTTCAGTTTGTGCATTTACTACTGAGACCTATACAGCAGAATTCACCCCCTTAGGGAAATGTAAATTTCGCTATACTTGGACGATTGAAGGAGGTGAATTTAGTTCAAATAGTGAGAGCGAGTTATCTGGAAAAGATCTACATTCTGTTGATGTTATTTGGTACGTGAATGCTGACTGCCACAAGATTTCTTATACAGCAACCAATGCTTTAGCTCCTGGGGATTCAGGGATTGGAGAGGAACTTTGTAAAGGGGAAGAAATGGTGGTTGAAGAAGGTTACCTTTATCCAATACTTACCGGTAATGCAAATCAACCACCAGACTTAAGCAAACTGTCTTTTAATGGGCAAGGAGAAAGTATGTCGCTACTTTGTTCAGATGATGGAGCTTTTTCAGTTATAGAGCACATGCCTGATAGTGATTTTGATATAGAAACTAAGCTTTCATATGTAGATTCAAATGGCGATGAAGTAGTCCTTAAAGATTGGAGTAGTAAGATACCAAAAGATACCATTCCTTTTGAATTTACACCTACCTACGAAGATTTACATGCTAGGATCAAATTTTTAAAGCAAAGTAGGTATGGCGACTGTAATTCAATTACTAATGCTTATGAAAAGGAAATTGATTTTTATAAAAGGCCAGACCTTAAATTAGTTAGTGAAACTCAGTCACAATGCAAAGGTGAAAGTGCAGTCTTTGAATATAGGTTTTTGGAAGGGGATATCAGTTCTGTTGTTATAAATTTAATGAATCAAGTCACTGATTTTAATCAAACTTTTCAAATACTTACAAGTGAAGATAATACTTTCACTATTTATGATGGTATACTTATCGATGCTTATGATCCAACAAAAGAAGAAAATACAAAAAGCAACTTGGTTTTAGAACCAGGTAATTATTCCATGACTATTGAGCCACAAGTATTAGCAGAGAATAGGAATGAAAATGGTGATTTCCCATGTGCTGATGTAGTAAAAATTGAAGTTGAAGAACCACCAGTTGATTCTATTATACTTAATACATCAGATAGTACCATAGCCTGTTCTACTGATAAAGCTACCATTAGCTTTCAAATGCAAAGAGAAGATAAGCCTGCAGCTACTTTCGATTATAGGTTATTTGATGTAGATGAAGATGAACCAGTTGAGAAAAATGGGGTCTCCGATTCAGTTAATTTTTCTGTTGGATTAGGGAATTTCTATATAGAAGGAAAAGAGTCTGGTTGTGAATGGGATACTGATGCGGTATTAGAAAGTAATCATGTAAATATTGTGACCCACTCAATTACATTCCAAGATGGACCGAAAGCTAATAAAGTAAAAACTAATGGCTTTCATATTCTTTGTTATGGCTATAATACAGCTTCTATAACTGTTAAAGCTAAAGATGCCCTTTCAGGTAATTTAGATTATTTATTGAAAAAGAAAAACGATGGTTCGTGGGATGATTATGATACTCTACTCAATGAGAAGAATAAGAAACAAGTTGTGTTTGAAGACTTGCCAGAAGGTAAGTACAAAGTGAAAGTTAAATATAATCGTTGTGATAATTGGGAGATAAGAGATGGTGAAGTAATAGAGTCTGATGTTGTTAGTATAACAGCTCCAGAACTTATAACTGTTGATAACACACCTACTCTAACTAGGCCTAAATGTGCTGTTGGTTCAGTTGGTTCTTTTACTTTTGAAGCTGATGGAGGAAATGGCGGACCTTATGAAATAACTGATGCGGAAATAAGCAATAATCAAGATGGTCAAAATGATTTATTTAGTAAAATGACAATAAATGGTTTGGCCACAGGTGCTGTTGTTGAGAGCATAACAGTGAAGGATACTTTAGGGTGCTCAGAGCAAATTGATATCCAAGATCAGACTATGCCTCCTGCTGAAAACCCACTCCAATTTACCTATCAGAAAAGAATCCAACCCAAGTGTTACAATTCTAATGGAATATTTGAATTTATATATGACAATGATAGGTACATAGATGAGAATAATAGTATTAAAATATATGTAGTTGAGGCAAATGATAGTTGCCTTGACGCCAGACATTGCAGTCAAACTAATAATAAGATTGATGATTCAATTGTTAGTCTTGATGCAGAAGGTGATACGCTTAAAGTCTTGGTTGATTCAAGTGCAATTGTCAATGGAAATGCATTTAAAGTATACATAGAAGATGATTATTGTACTATTATATCTGAAACTACAATAAGCTTCACTAAAAAATTTAGACCCACCTTCTCACCTCCTTCTTCTAAGAGAATACCATGTAAATTTGGTTCTATGGATGTAAGACTTCCTATGAACCATAATCAAGGTTCATTTGATCTAAAACTTGAAAGAAAACCATCTGGGGAAGCCAAGTTTAAGGAAGCGGATCTGGATACAGTGCAAATGTATCGGAATTCAGATAATGAACTAGTGATTAGAAATTTATACGAAGGCGATTATAAATTATCAGGTACTGATGGAAAGGGATGTTCTTTTGAAGATTTTGAATTCACACTTAATGAACCAGATGAACTTTTAGAATTGACTGCTTCACCTCATACTAAATTTAGTGCCGATGGTACTGATTATCACATAAGTGAATATGGTGTTGCCGATGGTAAAATTGATTTTGAAGCTGAAGGAGGAGAATTTAATTACATATTTTATCTGTATAAGAATAGTCAATTTCAAAAATCAAAAACAACCAATAATGAAGGTTCCTTTGATAGTTTAAAAGCATTAGATGATGATGGTAATCCAAATGAATATTATATCGGGGTAAGGGACTCAAGGAATTGTTTTAAAAGGTCTGAAACCTTCACACTTACCCAACCCGATTCTTTAATTTTCACCTACTTATTAAACAATTATATCTCAAGTGAGAATGATACGTTTAATATAAAATGTAATGGTGGAACAGATGAAATAAGAGTTACAACGCAAGGTGGTGTCTATCCACATTTAGTAGAGGTTTACAAAGGTGGTCAATATGAACGGAAAGATTCAGTTTATTCTGAAACGGATACAATAGTTTTCTCAAATTTACTTCAAGATTCTTTCAAAATAGAAGTTACTGATAAATACAAGATTGATGGAGTTACAGAAAATTTAAGAACATCAATAGATGATTCTACTGTTTTAATCGAACCAACTCCATTAAGTGTTGACACAAATTTGACCCAACCTATTTGCTACGGGGATAGCACGGGTTCCATTACAATTACTCCTTCGGGAGGAGTTCCTTTTGCAAATGGTGAATACGATATTCATATTTTTGATCAAAACGGTGATTCGATTCTAAATGATATCACAGACGAATTATCAATTGTGGCTGATTCAGGTATTTATTTTTATACTATTTTTGATGCTTTTAATTGTGAATATGAATCTGAGGATGAATACTATACTGGTCTTGGTAATAAAATCACTGTAACTGAATTAAGTCCTAGACTTACCGTAGTTAAAGATACTATAACTTACCCTCCCTGTGCTGGTGATGAAACCGCAACGCTTTCAGTTAATGCCAGTGGTGGACGCCCAGATGATGGGAGTTATATTTTAGAACTTTATGATAATAATGTCCCACCATTGTACGGGCCTAACGCACTTATTGATAGCGTTTCAACTGTAGAATCTGGCAACTATACTTTTCAAAATTTGTTTGCTGGTGATTATACGGTGATTGCTTATGATGATTCATTATGTTCAGAAATGATTCCAATCACAATCGAAGAAAGAGATTATCCTTTAGAATTTAAAATAGTTGATTCTGTACTTGCTAGATGCCCAAATTCTTCTGATGCAAAATTAAAAATCATTTCAACAGGTGGAGATAGTCCTCATATTTTCTCACTCAATAATATTGATTTCTCACCTTCTGATAGTATAACTTATAGCGATGATAGTACAGAAACATATTATCATAAGACCTTCACAGGTTTAATAGGCGATAGCACCTACAATATTTATTTGAAAGATGATAATTACTACGATGGCTCCTTTAATAATGTATGCTTAATAGATACAAGCCAAATTATTCCTAAAACCCCATCCTTGGCACTGAGTTTTGAGAAGACTGATATAAAATGCTTTGGAGAAGAAAATGGAGATTTTACCCTAAGCCCATCGTATGGAGATAAGAACAACATCAATGACTTTACCATAGAAATTAATGGACCAAATGGTGTAGTAAGTCATGACCAAGGTTATGTAAATAATCTTTCAGCAGGCAGATATAAAATAAAAATTACTTTAGCTGATACTACCGCATGTAAAACGCCATTGTTTGATAAAATTGATATTGATCAACCAGAACCATTAGTTGTAGATATATTTTCTAATACAGAATATAATTGTTCATCTGATGAAGAGATTATTCTTAATGGAGAGATAAATGGAGGATTATCAACTAGCGATCAATTTTTATATGCTATAAACAGTGACAATAGTGCTGATTTTGAATTGCTTGAAGTATCAAAGAGTGAATTTAGAATTAAGGAGAAGCTTGAACCAGGCTGGAATGTATTCTTTTTAAAGTCCTCACCTTATAATTGTATGGTTTCCGATTCCTTTTTTGTGGAATCAGAGCAACCAAATCTTCAAATTATAGCAAATCAAGCTGCGAGCTGTTTTGGCAAATCAGATGGAGAAATTAGAGTCACTTCAAATTTTGAGAAGCTTAATTTTAAGCTGATGAATGATGAAGATACGTTTTCAATTGATGATTCAGAAGCAGATACTGTAGTGTTTGAAGGACTTGAAGCAGGTATTTATCAATTGACCGGAAGAAATTCAAGCTGTCTGGCTGACACTTTAGAGGTTATTGTTAACGAACCTGATTCGATAATAATACAACCGGAGTTAGTGGAAAAACCAACCTGCAATAAAGCCAATGGAATTGGGACTATGAATATTACGGGAGGCACCGCGCCCTATGAAATATTATGGCAAACGGAAAATGGGAATATTTTAGATAGTACATCTTTAAAATCAGGTTATTATGATATTCTAGTGGAAGATGCCAATAATTGTTCAGCTATTTTTAAAGACTTTTTGGTGGAGGAATTGAATGATTTTACCGTTTCTGTTCAAACTTCTTCCAACCCCACTTGTGGTAAAGACAATGGCTCCATTTTAATTCAACCTAATGAAGGAATTCCTCCTTATGAAATAATATGGTTTAAGGATGGATCCAAGTTATTGCATGATACGGACTCACTAACAGGATTATCTGAGGGAAGCTATATTTTCAGTGTTACAGATGCCATGGGTTGTATTTTTGAGGATAGTGTTAAGTTAACTGCCATTGACCCGATCAATATTGGCATATCGGATGAAGTTGCAGCGAATTGTGATACTCAAAATGGGTCTGTTACCTTATCAGTATCAGGAGGAACTCCTCCTTATACCTACTCATGGTCAGATTCTATTCCTAATACTGAGGGAAATTATGCTGAAGGTTTGTGGGGAGGTGAAATTTATACGGTAAGTGTAATAGATGCAAATCTATGCTCTAAGGATTATGAATTTTCAATCGGCAATATTGGTGCACCTGAAGTAGCAGTGCACACCACCAGACCTAAATGTGGTTTAGCAAATGGTAGAATTGAGATTGAATTGCTTTCTGAAAATGATGCTAGTTACGAATGGAAGGAATTTGAGAATACTAATTCAACTTTAGATTCTATTCCGTCAGGCATTTATTTTGTAACTGTATCAGCAAATGATTGCCCTATTACAAAAAGGATTGAACTTACAGAGGATATCAATAATCCTTTATCTGTTAATCCAATTGATTCAAATGCAAGCTGTAATGATAATGGTGGTGAAATTGATCTTAACATTTCAGGTGGTACTCCGCCCTATGCAATTACTTGGGATGACACACCATTAGACGATAGTATAAGAACAGGTCTCTCTTCTGGGAATTACAGCTTTGTTGTAACAGATAGTATTGGATGTACTGCATCGGGTGATATTTATTTGGACAAAGAGGAATTGCTGCAGCTTTCATTAAATTCTTTAGGAAATGCAGTTTGTGGAGAGACAAATGGATATATTCAATTGGATAGTCTTTCAAGTGATTATACTTTCAATTGGTCTCATAATGACTTGCTTGATGACCATTTAGCTGAAAATCTTTCATCAGGATTGTATTCTGTTTATGCTGTTAATGCAGCAGGTTGCAGTACGGATACAGTTTCTTATTACATTAGCAGTAGTAATACAGATTTAAGAATTCAGGAAGTTTCTGTAATTTCTGCTTCATGCAATGAAAGTACTGATGGTAGTTTAGAGGTTAATGCTGTAAATGGTGTTCCGCCATATCAATATGAATGGGATGATGAAGATCAGCAAACAGGCAATATCGCCCAAGGTTTACGCCCAGGAACTTATACTGTTCGTGTAACTGATGCTACAAATTGTAGCCGAGTGAAATCCCTTACTTTAGGTCAAGTTAATCCTGTTTATATTTCAAATATATCCAAAAATGCACCATCATGTACTGATGCAATGGATGGGAGTATAGCCATAACTGCCTCAGGTGGTAAGGGTAATTATTCTTATGAATGGTCAACAGGCGATACCACCTCAACAATTTCCGGATTGGAAAGTGGTGAGTATTCGGTGACTGTATATGATAATTTTGTTTGTTCTGATCAAGCTCGTATTACAATTACTGCACCTGATACCTTATCTGCTGAATATTTGACGGAAAAGCCTAATTGTTATACTACTGCTGATGGTCAAGTTGAAATCTCAATTTCGGGAGGGATACCGCCTTATAATGTAGAATGGGAAGATGGCTCTACATTAAAAAGACGCTTTGACTTGGGGGCAGGTAATTACGAGGTTTTTATTTCAGACAATAATAATTGTAGCCTTATCAAAAATATTAATGTTCCAGCAAAAGATTCTGTGAACATTGATTATGAGATTTCTTCAGTTTCTTGCAATGGTGGAAATGATGGTAGTATCAGAATTAAAAGCATTTCAAATGCAAATAGCCCAAAAGTAGAATGGTCGAATGGTCAGATTGGAAATACATTAAGAAATGTATCCGCAGGTTTTTATGAAGCTAATGTAACGGATTCCTATGGATGTGTTACATCTTTTGAATTTGAGGTAGGCTCACCAGATCCATTGCAAGTTGTTAACGAAACTATTACCGATGTGCTTTGTAAAAATGGTTTCAATGGATCAATTGCTTTTGATGTGATTGGTGGTAACGGAAATTATAACTTTAACTGGGATGATGGACCAAGGATCAAGAATAGATTCAATTTAACCGCAGGGAACTATAAAGTTACGGTATCGGACGATCTAAACTGTACAATTGAGAGACAATTTTCAATAAGCGAACCAGATTTATTAGTACTTGATTATAACGCATCTTCAGTTAGCTGTTTTGGTAGTGCAGATGGATTTGCTTCAATTTCAATTGAAGGAGGTGTTTCGCCTTACCAAATTAGCTGGACAGACGGTGCTTCGGATAGTATAAGAAATGACCTTGCTGCAGGAACTCATGATGTTTTGGTAACGGATGCCAATAATTGCTCAGAGAGTATTGAGGTGATTATTCCTAATCTCAATCCAATTAGAATTAATGAAGTTATTCAAACTATTCCATCTTGCTATCAGGGCTCAGATGGAGGGCTTGAATTAGATATTAGTGGAGGTGTTGCCCCATATTCTGTGAGTTGGAGTAATGGAAAAACAGGAGCCTTCATAGAAAGTATTTCAGCAGGAAATTATAGGGTTACAATTACGGATGATAATAATTGTCAGTTAACGGAATTAATTTCTTTGGGTGACGGAACTCCAATTTATCTAACTAGTTTAGTCACAGCTAACCCTATTTGTTATGGAGAGCCTTCAGGTATGGTAGAAGTTGTCCCTAATGGTGGAAATCCACCTTTTGAAGTGCTTTGGGCAGATGGAACTACTGCCACAAGAAGGGATGACTTATTAGCAGGATCGCATACATTTGATGTTGTGGATGCAACAGGTTGTTCGGTGAGTTATGAAATTAACCTTCAGGATCCGCCTTTGGAAGAAATAGAAGGTTTACCGTCCGAAGTTTTTCTATGTACAGGTGGTGTAGCCAATCTTGATGCAGGTGAATGGAACAGTTATAGTTGGACTGCTGATAATGGCTTTACAAGTAAAGAAAGAGAAGTATCAATAGATGCTGAAGGAAATTATAACCTGACCGTAACCAATCAGGAAGGTTGTGAAGATAATCACCAGTTTACGGTAACAAAGGATGATAATATTTTAACAGCAGACTTTTTATTAACCACTGAGGCGGTAGTTCAAGATACTGTTATTATAGTTGATGTAAGTTGGAGAGTACCGGATTCAGTTCGATGGATAAATCCTGATGATCCTGATTTTTACTTAGTATCTCAAACTGAAGAATATCAGGAAGTTATTTTTACTAGAACTGGAGAGTTTGAGCTTAATATGAAAGCAAAACTTGATTTTTGTGAGGCTAATGTGTCTAAAACTATAACAGTGCTTTCAAGAGAAGAAGCCGCACGTTTATCAGATGAAGCAAATAAAAATATCTCTAATGATCTTCATGTTTCCACTTCAATTTATCCAAACCCTAATCATGGCGATTTCAGAATTGAAATGAAAGGGAATAAGGAATATGATCATCATTCAAAGATAATTGATGTGAATACCGGTATTGAGTATTATCGATTTAGTGGTAAAAAACAGATGAATTATGTTTTCAATATAGGGGATAACCGACTTCCTGATGGAGTTTATCTCCTTATGTTGGAAACAGAAGGGAAAACAATTACAAAAAGATTTATAGTTAAGTAA